From a single Agrobacterium tumefaciens genomic region:
- a CDS encoding lysozyme inhibitor LprI family protein: MSRKNFGFVAALLLTGGLSLPAAAQDEPDCKAPETQTDMTICAGKDYEKADKQLNAEYQKLRKALTARDKTADADGKGATEALVAAQRAWVAFRDANCALSGFQARGGTMEPMLISSCLAEMSGKRAEELRQLGEGF; encoded by the coding sequence ATGAGCAGGAAAAACTTCGGTTTCGTGGCAGCCTTGCTGCTGACCGGCGGCTTGTCGCTGCCGGCGGCGGCGCAGGATGAGCCGGATTGCAAAGCGCCGGAAACGCAGACGGATATGACCATCTGCGCCGGCAAGGATTATGAAAAGGCCGACAAGCAGCTCAACGCCGAATACCAGAAGCTGCGCAAGGCGCTCACTGCGCGCGACAAGACGGCGGATGCGGACGGCAAGGGCGCGACCGAGGCGCTTGTAGCGGCCCAGCGTGCCTGGGTGGCGTTCCGCGATGCCAATTGCGCGCTTTCCGGCTTTCAGGCCCGCGGCGGCACGATGGAGCCGATGCTGATTTCGTCCTGCCTCGCTGAAATGAGCGGCAAGCGGGCGGAAGAACTGCGCCAGCTTGGCGAGGGTTTCTGA
- a CDS encoding DUF1272 domain-containing protein encodes MALELRPNCECCDRDLAPDSRDAMICSFECTFCVDCVTDVLQGACPNCGGELVRRPVRPAAKLVNNPASTTRVLKAEGCAAAAAA; translated from the coding sequence ATGGCGCTGGAACTGAGGCCCAATTGCGAATGCTGCGACCGCGATCTTGCACCCGACAGCCGGGATGCAATGATCTGCTCGTTCGAGTGCACCTTCTGCGTTGATTGTGTGACGGATGTGCTTCAAGGCGCCTGCCCGAATTGCGGCGGTGAGCTGGTTCGCAGGCCGGTCCGCCCGGCGGCAAAACTCGTCAACAATCCGGCGTCAACGACGCGCGTGCTGAAGGCCGAAGGCTGTGCGGCCGCGGCGGCCGCCTGA
- a CDS encoding GFA family protein — protein sequence MASAHYHGSCQCGDVSFEVDADLDHTIVCNCSRCKRLGSTLAFAPREKFTLLSGEDKLTEYLFNKHHIHHLFCSTCGIESFAYADGPDGTPMVAVNANCLDGVDPRALKPQAFDGAAA from the coding sequence ATGGCCAGTGCGCATTATCATGGAAGCTGCCAATGCGGCGACGTCAGCTTCGAGGTCGATGCCGATCTCGATCACACCATTGTCTGCAATTGCTCACGCTGCAAGCGTCTGGGTTCCACGCTTGCCTTTGCCCCGCGCGAGAAATTCACCCTGCTTTCCGGCGAGGACAAACTGACGGAATACCTCTTCAACAAGCACCATATTCATCATCTTTTCTGCTCCACCTGCGGCATTGAGAGTTTCGCCTATGCCGACGGGCCGGATGGAACTCCGATGGTGGCGGTGAACGCCAATTGTCTCGATGGCGTCGATCCGCGGGCGCTGAAGCCGCAGGCTTTCGATGGCGCGGCGGCCTGA
- a CDS encoding Urease operon accessory protein, whose product MGRRITIVGNGELPLGAADFIDRSDIVIRFNDCRSLGPGGTRTDVVAVCNTGRPGREMTEGTDWRESDGVRQATAIWSVRDPAKFAEMEPDIRRRWPELTDFCADYTAAFAAIARETGKSHIVIPRGVHDRMDVALEAYTPAPYVCPSTGLFAIAHVLESVSGDGDEVAIAGFGHQGWSGHPFAAEQQLVEALTNEGRLTRISPTSIFSASEGA is encoded by the coding sequence ATGGGGCGGCGCATCACGATTGTCGGAAACGGGGAATTGCCGTTGGGTGCGGCTGATTTCATCGACCGTTCCGACATCGTCATCCGCTTTAATGATTGCCGGTCGCTGGGGCCTGGCGGCACGCGCACCGATGTGGTGGCTGTCTGCAACACGGGGCGGCCGGGCCGTGAGATGACTGAAGGCACCGACTGGCGCGAGAGTGACGGGGTGCGGCAGGCTACCGCCATCTGGTCGGTGCGTGATCCGGCAAAGTTTGCCGAAATGGAGCCGGATATTCGCCGGCGCTGGCCGGAACTGACCGATTTCTGTGCCGATTATACCGCCGCTTTCGCTGCAATTGCGCGGGAAACCGGCAAGAGCCACATCGTCATTCCCCGCGGCGTGCATGACAGGATGGATGTGGCGCTCGAAGCCTATACGCCCGCGCCCTATGTCTGCCCCAGCACCGGCCTTTTTGCCATCGCCCATGTTCTTGAGAGTGTGAGCGGCGATGGTGACGAGGTGGCGATTGCCGGTTTCGGCCATCAGGGCTGGAGCGGCCATCCATTTGCCGCCGAACAACAACTGGTCGAAGCCCTCACAAATGAGGGCCGGCTGACACGAATTTCTCCCACATCGATTTTCTCCGCGTCCGAAGGAGCCTGA
- a CDS encoding urease subunit beta, with product MKPGEIIAAEGTIELNAGQPTVTIEVANSGDRPVQVGSHYHFFETNAGLIFERDKARGMRLDIPAGTAVRFEPGQKREVTLVPLSGKREVYGFRQQVMGRL from the coding sequence ATGAAGCCAGGCGAAATCATTGCCGCAGAGGGCACCATCGAGCTCAATGCCGGCCAGCCGACGGTGACGATCGAGGTGGCCAATTCGGGCGACCGGCCGGTGCAGGTGGGCAGCCATTACCATTTCTTCGAGACCAATGCCGGGCTTATTTTCGAGCGCGACAAGGCGCGCGGCATGCGTCTCGATATCCCGGCAGGCACGGCGGTTCGTTTCGAACCCGGCCAGAAGCGGGAAGTAACGCTGGTGCCGCTTTCCGGCAAGCGTGAGGTTTACGGTTTTCGTCAACAGGTCATGGGGAGGTTATGA
- a CDS encoding alpha/beta hydrolase family esterase has translation MHQDFATGRAARLFRSARTLVLGIAMCASAGAAASASTCGQLPGPGMEPGRHDFSILSNGHKRDGVYFVPSAYDGKKPLPVVFDFHGSNSNPHGQLNRSGWDKLAERDGLMVVALAGSLNGELPGTHAWNVPGVTTRPGGLDEVGFIRNAIDMVKGKFCVDEERFYGSGYSGGGRMLSQFICNGSADFTAAGFVASLRAGYPLETEGKWGPDAASCAPARPMSIIAFAGLKDPANPYQGGGKSYWQYGGETALKRWAEMDGCKGGAKTKPGESFTVNSYDVCKGGARIQSYVIENWDHAWPRAAMKAEVLAASAVVTRKPGGEQTPKAEPAVERKMPTGEVTRTVDAAERMWDFFRNTEGQLVVDAVVKKDCGAKASSASATTSETACSSNSKPSALPVAKTLNLSGSSAPVAEDAL, from the coding sequence ATGCATCAAGACTTTGCAACTGGCCGGGCTGCCCGGTTGTTCCGCTCCGCCCGCACCCTCGTTCTGGGCATTGCGATGTGCGCAAGCGCCGGTGCCGCGGCGTCGGCATCGACCTGCGGTCAGCTTCCCGGACCCGGCATGGAGCCAGGCCGGCATGATTTTTCCATTCTCTCTAACGGGCACAAACGCGACGGCGTCTATTTCGTTCCCTCCGCCTATGACGGAAAAAAGCCGTTGCCGGTGGTATTCGATTTCCATGGCTCCAACAGCAATCCGCACGGTCAGCTGAACCGCAGCGGCTGGGACAAGCTTGCCGAGCGTGATGGCCTGATGGTCGTGGCACTGGCTGGCAGTTTGAACGGCGAATTACCCGGCACCCATGCCTGGAACGTGCCGGGCGTTACCACGCGCCCCGGTGGACTGGATGAGGTCGGTTTCATTCGCAATGCGATTGACATGGTCAAGGGCAAATTCTGCGTGGATGAAGAGCGCTTTTACGGTTCCGGTTATTCCGGCGGCGGGCGCATGCTGTCGCAATTCATCTGCAATGGCAGCGCGGATTTCACCGCCGCGGGCTTTGTCGCTTCGCTGCGCGCGGGTTATCCGCTGGAGACCGAAGGCAAGTGGGGACCGGATGCGGCAAGCTGCGCACCGGCGCGGCCTATGTCGATCATCGCCTTTGCCGGGTTGAAGGATCCTGCCAACCCCTATCAGGGTGGTGGCAAATCCTATTGGCAATATGGCGGTGAGACGGCGCTGAAGCGCTGGGCCGAGATGGATGGTTGCAAGGGCGGCGCCAAAACCAAGCCGGGTGAGAGCTTCACCGTGAATTCCTATGATGTCTGCAAGGGCGGTGCGCGCATCCAGTCCTATGTCATTGAAAACTGGGACCATGCCTGGCCGCGCGCCGCCATGAAGGCGGAAGTGCTGGCCGCGAGCGCCGTCGTTACCCGCAAACCCGGCGGCGAACAGACGCCGAAGGCGGAACCCGCCGTGGAGCGCAAGATGCCCACAGGCGAAGTGACCCGCACGGTTGATGCGGCCGAAAGAATGTGGGACTTCTTCCGTAATACGGAAGGGCAGCTGGTGGTGGACGCCGTCGTCAAGAAGGATTGTGGCGCCAAGGCCTCATCCGCTTCCGCAACTACATCGGAGACCGCGTGCAGCAGCAACAGCAAGCCATCGGCACTTCCGGTTGCGAAGACGCTCAACCTGTCCGGCAGCAGCGCGCCCGTGGCAGAGGACGCATTGTAA
- the urtE gene encoding urea ABC transporter ATP-binding subunit UrtE yields the protein MLNVDNINLHYGAAQALRGVSLTAEMGKITCVLGRNGVGKSSLLRAVTGQHATSAGTISFEGAALDGLAPYHRAKRGVGYVPQGREIFPLLSVQENLESGYAPLPRKERFIPDDIFSLFPVLQSMLGRRGGDLSGGQQQQLAIGRALVTRPKILVLDEPTEGIQPSIIKDIGRAIKYLRDSTGMAILLVEQYLDFCRELADYVYIMDRGEIVHEGLAETLDTPEARRHLTV from the coding sequence ATGCTGAACGTCGACAACATCAACCTCCATTACGGCGCAGCGCAGGCCCTGCGCGGCGTTTCGCTGACGGCGGAGATGGGCAAGATCACCTGTGTCCTCGGCCGCAACGGGGTGGGCAAAAGCTCGCTTCTGCGCGCCGTTACCGGCCAGCACGCCACCAGTGCCGGGACGATCAGCTTTGAAGGGGCGGCGCTGGATGGGCTGGCGCCTTACCATCGGGCCAAGCGTGGTGTCGGTTACGTGCCGCAGGGACGGGAAATCTTTCCGCTGCTCAGCGTTCAGGAGAATCTCGAAAGCGGCTATGCGCCGCTGCCGCGTAAGGAGCGGTTCATCCCGGATGATATTTTCAGCCTGTTTCCGGTGCTGCAATCCATGCTGGGAAGGCGCGGCGGGGATCTCTCCGGTGGTCAGCAGCAGCAGCTCGCCATCGGCCGGGCGCTGGTGACGCGGCCGAAAATCCTCGTTCTCGACGAGCCGACCGAAGGTATCCAGCCGTCGATCATCAAGGATATCGGCCGGGCGATCAAATATCTCAGGGATTCCACCGGCATGGCCATCCTGCTGGTCGAGCAATATCTGGATTTCTGCCGTGAGCTTGCCGATTACGTTTACATCATGGATCGCGGTGAGATCGTGCATGAGGGGCTGGCTGAAACGCTGGATACGCCGGAAGCGCGGCGTCATCTGACAGTATAA
- a CDS encoding urease subunit gamma, translating to MNLSPREKDKLLISMAAMVARRRLERGVKLNYPEAIALISDFVVEGARDGRAVADLMEAGAHVISRDQVMEGIAEMIHDVQVEATFPDGTKLVTVHEPIR from the coding sequence ATGAACCTTAGCCCAAGAGAAAAAGACAAGCTGCTGATTTCCATGGCCGCCATGGTGGCGCGCCGCCGGCTGGAGCGTGGCGTGAAGCTGAATTACCCGGAAGCGATTGCGCTGATTAGCGATTTCGTCGTCGAGGGCGCCCGTGACGGCCGCGCCGTTGCCGACCTGATGGAAGCTGGCGCGCATGTGATTTCCCGCGATCAGGTGATGGAAGGCATCGCCGAGATGATCCATGATGTGCAGGTGGAAGCGACGTTTCCGGATGGCACCAAGCTGGTGACCGTCCACGAACCGATCCGATAG
- a CDS encoding urease accessory protein UreD, which translates to MQQQQQAIGTSGCEDAQPVRQQRARGRGRIVTKAVEGRSRLDELFQEGCAKIRLPDTFSNEAEAILINSSGGLTGGDEIEWQATAGAGTSLVVTTQACEKVYKASSGTATVTARVSAGPGARLHWLPQETILFDRASLSRRLEADLDQSAEFIAVEAVLLGRQAMGEMMTHGLFRDRWRIRHGGRLVHAEELLLEGEVAELTVRPAVLAGQVAFATLLYIGPLSEALLPKIRAIAGESGGASEWQGKLVVRVSAADGFSLRKLLFPIISLLRNGAPVPKVWNL; encoded by the coding sequence GTGCAGCAGCAACAGCAAGCCATCGGCACTTCCGGTTGCGAAGACGCTCAACCTGTCCGGCAGCAGCGCGCCCGTGGCAGAGGACGCATTGTAACCAAGGCGGTTGAAGGGCGCAGCCGGCTGGACGAGTTGTTTCAGGAAGGCTGCGCCAAAATCCGACTGCCGGATACGTTTTCGAACGAAGCCGAGGCCATTCTCATCAATTCTTCCGGCGGGTTGACCGGCGGAGACGAAATAGAGTGGCAGGCCACGGCCGGTGCCGGCACCTCGCTGGTGGTGACAACGCAGGCCTGCGAAAAGGTCTATAAGGCATCATCAGGCACAGCCACCGTCACCGCCCGCGTTTCGGCCGGGCCGGGTGCCCGGTTACACTGGCTGCCGCAGGAAACCATTCTCTTCGACCGCGCTTCCCTGAGCCGAAGACTAGAAGCCGATCTTGACCAATCTGCCGAATTCATCGCCGTCGAAGCCGTTTTACTTGGCCGCCAGGCCATGGGCGAGATGATGACGCATGGCCTTTTTCGTGACCGCTGGCGCATTCGCCACGGCGGCAGGCTGGTGCATGCCGAAGAGCTTCTGCTCGAGGGTGAGGTGGCGGAGCTGACCGTAAGGCCGGCGGTTCTGGCCGGTCAGGTCGCCTTTGCGACGCTGCTTTATATCGGGCCTCTCTCCGAGGCGCTTCTGCCTAAAATCCGGGCTATTGCCGGTGAAAGCGGCGGCGCCAGCGAATGGCAGGGCAAGCTTGTCGTGCGCGTCTCTGCCGCCGATGGTTTCTCCCTCAGAAAATTGCTTTTTCCGATCATTTCGCTCTTGCGAAACGGCGCGCCAGTGCCGAAAGTCTGGAATCTGTAA